Proteins encoded by one window of Polaribacter haliotis:
- a CDS encoding SCO family protein, translating into MRININIKLILVFLIFISFSCENSSKKVPVISNALNIHKNEIDAFHFRNQFNKDFDFSSLKGNVHLVNFFFTTCKTICPMMEIPINDLAENNPDVKFISFTIDPENDSISVLREYYDRKKNTNRAFLRGTQTALSEIAKYYLSSISDEDDEVIYHTSYVVLLDNKMRIRGLYNSLDKDDLAFLKKDIPILLKE; encoded by the coding sequence ATGAGAATTAATATCAACATAAAATTAATTTTAGTTTTTTTAATTTTTATTTCTTTTTCTTGCGAAAATTCTTCCAAAAAAGTTCCGGTAATTAGCAACGCATTAAATATTCATAAAAATGAAATCGATGCTTTTCATTTTAGAAATCAGTTTAACAAAGATTTTGATTTTAGTTCTTTAAAGGGAAATGTACATCTTGTAAATTTTTTCTTTACGACTTGTAAAACGATTTGCCCAATGATGGAAATTCCCATAAATGATTTGGCAGAAAATAATCCTGATGTAAAATTTATCTCCTTCACAATAGACCCAGAAAACGATAGTATTTCTGTTTTAAGAGAATATTATGATCGAAAAAAAAACACAAATAGAGCATTTTTAAGAGGCACACAAACAGCACTTTCAGAAATTGCAAAATACTATTTGAGTTCTATAAGTGATGAAGATGATGAAGTTATATACCACACAAGTTATGTGGTTTTATTAGACAATAAAATGAGAATTAGAGGTTTGTATAACTCTTTAGATAAAGACGATTTGGCGTTTTTAAAGAAAGATATTCCTATTCTTTTAAAAGAGTAA
- a CDS encoding SDR family oxidoreductase, with amino-acid sequence MNCLLTGGTGILGSHILFEWLHKSIVEKTVNHLFLIIRNNKESAEQRLIKILKDASRPHFLNDFTLEACLEKITVISDDLANITKNTLEKYNFDTVIHCAGSTSLLNTNVSKEVVHTQNYLVTKRLLDNLPEKVNRFLYISTAYSFGIQHEKVNDEIGNYKVSKFRNPYEQSKYECEKFVKEFCVTNNIESQILRPSIICGRLIDKPFFETPKFDVFYAWPMFLAKYANKSIENFRIWIDKKSGLNIVPVDFVSKAVLYAFLNPDIKELNIINPTQILHKNYVGEVLEAFNINSYEYVYEKPANLNAFENLYYKTLGDIFEKYISVPDLQYKPDLILKLIHQLKLDATLGVHDNFMNLIHFSVEKRFVKSY; translated from the coding sequence ATGAATTGTTTATTAACAGGGGGTACAGGAATTCTTGGAAGTCATATTCTATTTGAATGGCTACATAAATCGATTGTAGAGAAAACTGTAAATCATCTTTTTTTAATTATTAGAAATAATAAAGAATCTGCAGAACAGCGATTAATTAAAATTTTAAAAGATGCTTCTCGTCCACATTTTTTAAATGATTTTACTCTTGAAGCTTGTTTAGAAAAAATAACGGTTATTTCTGACGATTTAGCCAACATCACAAAAAACACTTTAGAAAAATATAATTTCGATACTGTTATACATTGTGCTGGCTCTACAAGTTTGTTAAATACGAATGTTTCTAAAGAAGTAGTACATACCCAGAATTATCTGGTTACGAAACGTCTTTTAGATAATTTACCAGAAAAAGTAAACCGTTTTCTATACATAAGTACAGCATATTCTTTTGGAATTCAGCATGAAAAGGTAAATGATGAAATTGGGAATTATAAGGTTTCTAAATTTAGAAATCCTTATGAACAATCTAAATATGAATGCGAAAAATTTGTAAAAGAATTCTGTGTAACTAATAATATAGAATCTCAAATATTAAGACCTAGTATTATTTGTGGTCGTTTAATTGACAAACCTTTTTTTGAAACCCCAAAGTTTGATGTTTTTTATGCATGGCCAATGTTTTTAGCTAAATATGCTAATAAATCTATCGAAAATTTTAGAATTTGGATTGATAAGAAAAGTGGCCTAAATATCGTTCCTGTAGATTTCGTTTCCAAAGCTGTTTTGTATGCTTTTCTGAATCCTGATATCAAAGAATTAAACATTATCAACCCAACACAAATACTACATAAAAATTATGTTGGTGAGGTTTTAGAAGCTTTTAATATCAATTCTTATGAATATGTTTACGAAAAACCAGCAAACTTAAATGCTTTTGAAAATCTCTATTATAAAACTTTGGGTGATATATTTGAGAAATACATTTCTGTACCAGATTTACAATACAAACCCGATTTAATTTTAAAGTTGATACATCAATTAAAATTAGATGCTACTTTAGGTGTTCATGATAATTTTATGAATTTGATTCACTTTTCAGTAGAAAAAAGGTTTGTGAAGAGTTACTAG
- a CDS encoding metal-dependent hydrolase — protein sequence MDSLTQIVLGAAVGEAVLGRKIGNKAMLYGAIAGTIPDFDVVASYFTDTVTALEIHRGFTHSILFSVVFAPIFAFIVTKYEKYKNFKNWVLLFFLAFVTHPILDAQTTWGTQLFWPLDIRLAFKNVFVIDPLYTIPFLVLLILAMLQKKESKKRRSYNNLGLIISSSYLILTLILKGISYQKFTKELASQNISYLNIETKPAPLNTILWTANIETEDAFLIGYSSFFDENPIQFSKYPKNHELLGELKNHPKMKRMIAISKGWYTINKVDNTLYFNDLRFGALSIKPNATNFVFKYKINVDENGTPFFIEEPKEKSDGKKLVFDLWERIKGN from the coding sequence TTGGATTCGTTAACTCAAATAGTTTTAGGAGCTGCAGTTGGGGAAGCTGTTTTAGGAAGAAAAATTGGTAATAAAGCCATGTTATATGGGGCAATTGCTGGCACAATACCAGATTTTGATGTTGTTGCTTCTTATTTTACGGACACAGTAACAGCTTTAGAAATTCATCGAGGATTTACACATTCCATCTTATTTTCTGTAGTCTTTGCTCCTATTTTTGCTTTTATTGTTACGAAATACGAAAAGTATAAAAATTTCAAAAACTGGGTGCTATTATTCTTTTTGGCTTTTGTTACACATCCCATTTTAGACGCGCAAACAACTTGGGGAACCCAACTATTTTGGCCTTTAGATATTCGTTTGGCTTTTAAAAACGTGTTTGTTATTGATCCTCTATATACAATTCCTTTTTTAGTTTTATTGATTTTAGCAATGCTTCAAAAAAAGGAATCTAAAAAAAGACGTTCGTACAATAATTTAGGGTTGATAATTAGTAGTTCTTATTTAATACTTACTTTAATTTTGAAAGGAATTTCGTATCAAAAATTCACCAAAGAACTTGCTTCTCAAAATATTTCCTATCTAAATATTGAAACAAAACCTGCTCCTTTAAATACTATTTTATGGACTGCAAATATCGAAACCGAAGACGCTTTTTTAATAGGTTATTCTTCGTTTTTTGATGAGAATCCAATTCAGTTTTCTAAGTATCCAAAGAATCATGAGTTGTTGGGAGAATTGAAAAATCATCCTAAAATGAAAAGAATGATTGCGATTTCTAAAGGTTGGTACACAATTAACAAAGTAGATAATACACTTTATTTTAACGATTTACGCTTTGGTGCATTAAGTATAAAACCAAATGCAACCAATTTTGTTTTCAAATATAAAATTAATGTTGATGAAAATGGAACTCCGTTTTTTATAGAAGAACCCAAAGAAAAAAGCGATGGTAAAAAGTTAGTATTCGATTTGTGGGAAAGAATAAAAGGGAATTAA
- a CDS encoding TonB-dependent receptor: MTLKFVIKKYALLFLIAFFSTSLFSQKNKKTSIPLTVLLDSISNKHQIFFTYKANLLTNKTIQEEGFKNLNLKESISLLKKLTPFYFDDLGNNYYVIYKQIEQNKRINNSEKNTIFNSNTINDSIFVKSKIIAKGIVLSSDNEPLNGATLQNSKSFVGTTTNSDGTFNMEVQKENTINVSFIGHNSKTLTLSPNKFNVIILSSGQELAEIKIVGSRNKNRVAKDTPVAIDVINIEKESSKSSQVEVNQFLEYSIPSFNATKQSGADGADHIDPATIRGLGPDQTLVLINGKRRHQASLINLYGTRGRGNSGTDLNTIPISAIKRIEILRDGASAQYGSDAIAGVINIVLNDIDNELNISSTIGFNNANTSRFIPDKVDGFTYKLALNYGTKITKDGFINLSTEILSKNNTFREGTSIREKFGQAGIKNVSLFFNSEIPIYKDTKLYANGGFNYKNSEAFAFTRDKNNERNVLEIYENGFNPLITSTILDNSFSFGLITNFRNWNIDINNTFGRNNFRYFIKNTLNATLEEDSPTEFDAGGHQLIQNTTSIDFSKYFKSNNYGFNLALGAEHRLDKYKIFSGEEGSYVAYDINKNVIDSQTPTSNYTMHNGIVRPGGSQGFPGYAPENEVDRDRSNIGIYVDTEFDFSKNFMIGGALRYEYYSDFGNTLNFKLASRYKITPNFNIRSSFSTGFRAPSLAQIYFNLKFTNFIGSKATESLLVANNSPIARRFNINKLNEEKARNFSLGFTTKLNNNFNASIDAYYVSIIDRIILSGNFEAQNLGFGVDNVQFFANGVNTQTTGVDLILNWQKSFSDHKLGIDFSGNINHMSISDIKNKELDQETFFGIRDQQYLLVSAPKSKFNFGINYTHKNLKTSINFTRFSKVKLIDWQIYEDIAGYSNSETERLKAAQDFYNSKITTDLHISYQLNSLTTLQFGVDNLFNIYPTKQFTFTDSGGLWDAIQMGTNGAFYYTKIKVNL; encoded by the coding sequence ATGACCCTTAAATTTGTAATTAAAAAATACGCTTTACTTTTTTTGATTGCTTTTTTTTCTACGTCTTTATTTTCACAAAAAAATAAAAAAACTTCAATTCCATTAACAGTATTACTCGATAGTATAAGCAATAAACATCAAATATTCTTTACTTATAAAGCAAATTTACTTACAAATAAAACGATTCAAGAAGAAGGTTTTAAAAACCTAAATTTAAAAGAATCTATCTCTTTATTAAAAAAACTTACCCCCTTTTATTTTGATGATTTAGGCAACAATTATTATGTAATTTATAAACAAATAGAGCAAAATAAAAGAATAAATAACTCAGAAAAGAATACAATTTTTAATTCTAATACAATAAATGACAGTATTTTTGTTAAATCAAAAATTATTGCGAAAGGAATTGTTTTAAGTTCAGACAACGAACCTTTAAATGGAGCAACATTACAAAATTCTAAATCTTTTGTTGGTACAACTACAAATAGCGATGGAACTTTTAATATGGAGGTTCAAAAAGAAAACACTATAAATGTTAGTTTTATTGGGCACAATTCCAAAACCCTAACACTTTCTCCAAATAAATTTAACGTAATTATTTTATCTTCAGGACAAGAATTAGCAGAAATTAAAATTGTTGGTTCTAGAAATAAAAATCGAGTCGCAAAAGACACACCTGTTGCAATCGATGTTATTAATATTGAAAAAGAATCCTCTAAAAGTAGTCAAGTAGAAGTAAATCAATTTTTAGAATATTCTATTCCCTCCTTTAATGCGACAAAACAATCTGGAGCAGATGGAGCAGATCATATAGACCCAGCAACTATTAGAGGTTTAGGTCCAGATCAAACACTCGTTTTAATTAATGGAAAAAGAAGACACCAAGCTTCGTTAATTAATTTATATGGTACAAGAGGAAGAGGGAATTCTGGTACAGATTTAAACACGATTCCAATATCTGCTATAAAAAGAATAGAAATTTTAAGAGATGGTGCTTCTGCCCAATATGGTTCAGATGCTATTGCTGGTGTTATAAACATAGTCTTAAATGATATAGATAACGAGTTAAATATTAGTTCTACAATAGGTTTTAATAATGCCAATACAAGTCGTTTTATTCCAGATAAAGTAGATGGGTTTACCTATAAATTAGCATTAAATTATGGTACCAAAATAACCAAAGATGGTTTTATTAATTTATCTACAGAAATTTTATCAAAAAATAATACATTTAGAGAAGGAACAAGTATTAGAGAAAAATTTGGACAAGCAGGAATAAAAAATGTAAGTTTATTTTTTAATTCTGAGATTCCCATTTATAAGGATACAAAACTATACGCAAATGGAGGCTTTAATTATAAAAATTCCGAAGCTTTTGCATTTACTAGAGATAAAAATAACGAAAGAAACGTTTTAGAGATTTACGAGAATGGATTCAACCCTTTAATTACTTCTACTATTTTAGATAATTCTTTCTCTTTTGGACTAATAACAAATTTCAGAAATTGGAATATTGATATAAATAATACATTTGGTAGAAATAACTTTCGTTATTTTATTAAAAACACCTTAAATGCTACCTTAGAAGAAGATTCTCCTACAGAATTTGATGCTGGAGGACACCAACTCATACAAAACACTACAAGCATCGATTTTTCTAAATACTTTAAATCGAATAATTATGGATTTAATTTGGCTTTAGGAGCTGAACATCGTTTAGACAAATACAAGATATTTTCGGGAGAAGAAGGCTCTTATGTTGCATATGATATAAATAAAAATGTTATAGACTCTCAAACACCCACTTCTAACTATACAATGCATAATGGAATAGTAAGACCTGGAGGCTCACAAGGTTTTCCTGGATATGCCCCAGAAAATGAAGTTGATAGAGATCGTTCTAATATTGGAATTTATGTGGATACAGAATTCGATTTTTCAAAAAATTTTATGATTGGTGGTGCATTACGTTATGAATACTATAGCGATTTTGGGAATACTTTAAATTTTAAATTAGCTTCTAGATATAAAATAACACCTAATTTTAATATAAGAAGTTCTTTTAGTACAGGGTTTAGAGCACCTTCTTTAGCTCAAATTTACTTTAATTTAAAATTTACAAATTTTATTGGCAGTAAAGCAACAGAATCTTTATTAGTAGCAAATAATAGTCCCATTGCAAGACGTTTTAACATTAATAAACTAAATGAAGAAAAAGCAAGGAATTTTAGCCTAGGATTTACAACAAAATTGAATAATAATTTTAATGCGAGTATAGATGCTTATTATGTTTCTATAATAGATAGAATTATTTTAAGTGGTAATTTTGAAGCGCAAAACTTAGGTTTTGGAGTAGATAATGTTCAATTTTTTGCAAATGGTGTTAATACCCAAACAACAGGTGTCGATTTAATTTTAAATTGGCAAAAAAGTTTTAGCGATCATAAGTTAGGAATTGACTTTTCTGGAAATATAAATCACATGTCTATATCAGATATTAAGAATAAAGAATTAGATCAAGAAACTTTTTTTGGAATTAGAGATCAACAATATTTATTAGTTTCCGCTCCAAAAAGTAAATTTAATTTTGGCATAAATTATACCCATAAAAATTTAAAAACCTCCATAAATTTTACACGTTTTAGTAAAGTAAAATTAATAGACTGGCAAATTTATGAAGATATTGCTGGTTATAGTAACTCCGAAACTGAAAGATTAAAAGCTGCTCAAGATTTTTATAACTCTAAAATTACCACAGATTTACATATTAGCTATCAATTAAACTCATTAACTACTCTACAATTTGGCGTAGATAATTTATTTAACATCTATCCAACCAAACAATTTACTTTTACAGATAGTGGTGGCTTATGGGACGCTATACAAATGGGAACGAATGGTGCATTTTACTACACAAAAATTAAAGTAAACCTTTAA
- the ychF gene encoding redox-regulated ATPase YchF, with protein sequence MKAGIVGLPNVGKSTLFNCLSNAKAQSANFPFCTIEPNLGVVNVPDKRIEKLEELVNPERVLPATVEIVDIAGLVKGASKGEGLGNQFLANIRETDALLHVVRCFDNDNIIHVDSSIDPVRDKETIDIELQLKDLETVQKRLERVKRTAKTGNKEAQAELVVLLRIEETLLKGVSVRTLEFSEKELEFVQPLQFITLKPVLYVCNVDENSAVSGNDYVEKVREAVKDENAEVIVLAVGTEADITELDDYEERQMFLADIGLEEAGVSRLVRSAYKLLNLQTYFTAGVKEVRAWTIPIGSTAPQAAGVIHTDFEKGFIRAETIAYEDYVAYGSEAKVKEAGKMRVEGKEYIVKDGDVMHFRFNV encoded by the coding sequence ATGAAAGCCGGAATTGTAGGATTACCAAACGTAGGAAAATCAACTTTATTTAATTGTTTATCAAATGCAAAAGCGCAAAGTGCAAACTTTCCTTTTTGTACGATAGAACCAAATTTAGGAGTTGTAAATGTACCAGATAAAAGAATTGAAAAGTTAGAAGAATTGGTAAATCCAGAGCGTGTTTTACCTGCGACTGTAGAGATTGTAGATATTGCTGGTTTGGTAAAAGGAGCAAGTAAAGGAGAAGGATTGGGGAATCAATTTTTGGCAAATATTCGTGAAACAGATGCACTTTTACATGTGGTAAGATGTTTTGATAATGATAATATTATACATGTAGATAGTTCTATAGATCCTGTTAGAGATAAAGAAACAATTGATATTGAATTACAGTTAAAAGACTTAGAAACGGTTCAAAAAAGATTAGAAAGAGTAAAGAGAACTGCAAAAACAGGGAATAAAGAAGCGCAAGCAGAATTGGTAGTTTTATTAAGAATTGAAGAAACTTTATTAAAAGGAGTTTCTGTAAGAACTTTAGAATTTTCTGAAAAAGAATTAGAGTTTGTACAACCATTACAATTTATTACTTTAAAACCGGTTTTATATGTTTGCAATGTTGATGAAAATTCAGCAGTTTCTGGTAACGATTATGTAGAAAAAGTTAGAGAAGCTGTAAAAGACGAAAATGCGGAAGTTATTGTCTTGGCAGTTGGTACAGAAGCAGATATTACAGAGTTAGATGATTATGAAGAGCGTCAAATGTTTTTAGCGGATATTGGTTTAGAGGAAGCTGGAGTTTCACGTTTGGTTCGTTCTGCATACAAATTATTAAATTTACAGACTTATTTTACAGCTGGTGTAAAAGAAGTAAGAGCTTGGACAATTCCAATCGGTTCTACTGCGCCTCAAGCTGCTGGAGTAATTCATACAGATTTCGAAAAAGGTTTTATTAGAGCAGAAACTATTGCTTACGAAGATTATGTTGCTTATGGTTCGGAAGCAAAAGTAAAAGAAGCTGGTAAAATGAGAGTAGAAGGGAAGGAATACATCGTAAAAGATGGAGATGTAATGCATTTCCGTTTTAACGTATAA
- a CDS encoding FecR family protein, with amino-acid sequence MIKKEYNNIQDFLEDISFKNWVDQNNATDINFWEFWIANNPDKKELVTKAKDLILGVSFDKQFVKKEKVALEWAKLESKIKEKSLPTKKGKIISLKKYMVAASIAIIATIGFYFSNKNKTISYKTNYGEILNIKLQDGSDVTLNANSELFYYENESRKVHLNGEAFFQVDKKKVTNAKFWVVTNDLSVEVYGTSFNVNTKKKKTSVFLEEGNIWLKLKNGGDKKMIPGNYISYSSKEGKILEDRNLENSIIKTSWKDGSLFFENLSLEKAMEKIEESYGFSIVFKDEESKKTLITGAVPITNLDICLKAIEKSVDVKIIKEEKKLIISKK; translated from the coding sequence ATGATTAAGAAAGAATATAATAACATTCAAGATTTTTTAGAAGATATTTCTTTTAAAAACTGGGTAGACCAAAATAATGCTACAGACATTAATTTTTGGGAATTTTGGATTGCCAATAATCCAGATAAAAAAGAACTTGTTACAAAAGCTAAAGACCTTATTTTAGGGGTTTCTTTTGATAAACAATTTGTTAAAAAAGAAAAAGTTGCTTTAGAATGGGCAAAATTAGAATCAAAAATTAAGGAAAAAAGTCTACCTACAAAAAAAGGAAAGATAATATCTTTAAAAAAGTATATGGTTGCTGCCTCTATTGCTATTATTGCAACTATCGGTTTTTATTTTTCTAATAAAAACAAAACGATTTCTTATAAAACTAATTACGGAGAAATATTAAATATAAAATTACAAGACGGAAGCGATGTTACTTTAAATGCTAATTCGGAACTATTTTATTACGAGAACGAAAGCAGAAAAGTACATTTAAATGGAGAAGCTTTTTTTCAAGTAGATAAAAAGAAAGTAACTAACGCAAAATTTTGGGTTGTAACCAACGACCTTTCTGTGGAAGTTTATGGAACTTCTTTTAATGTAAATACTAAAAAGAAAAAAACATCTGTATTTTTAGAAGAAGGTAATATTTGGTTGAAACTTAAAAATGGTGGAGATAAAAAAATGATTCCTGGTAATTATATTTCCTATTCTTCAAAAGAAGGTAAAATACTAGAAGACAGGAATTTAGAAAATTCAATTATTAAAACATCTTGGAAAGATGGTTCTTTGTTTTTTGAAAACCTATCTTTGGAGAAAGCTATGGAAAAAATAGAAGAATCTTATGGATTTTCTATTGTTTTTAAAGATGAAGAAAGTAAAAAAACCTTAATTACAGGTGCTGTTCCTATTACTAATTTAGATATTTGTTTAAAAGCTATTGAAAAATCCGTAGATGTAAAAATTATCAAGGAAGAAAAAAAACTAATTATTAGTAAAAAATAA
- a CDS encoding acyltransferase family protein, with product MKINYTNRIFGLDIVRATAILLVVFSHMRWIMPDLPKIVEQVLSIFGVLGVEIFFVLSGFLIGRILLNQFLKEDYNLNSVKHFWKRRWFRTLPNYFLILIINIFIFKLIQQELPDSLWKYFFFLHNFSSELPPFFMESWSLSIEEFAYVLLPFSLLLLSFLKLKTQKITQFRNCILLVILLFFLSKVFYHFSLENKSIVFWNINLRTTVIYRIDGIFYGVLASYFYVTQKEKWKQFSNIFLIIGFLVLGIIHALIAVGILNFTDNLFFWNVLYLPFISIAIAFTIPFFTKIKTAKKSILKPITFISITSYAIYLLHNSVVLHLMKHYYPVENLSANSIVLYCFVYLLITLILSYILYSFFEKPMTDLRENNSKKHFNEN from the coding sequence TTGAAAATAAATTATACAAACCGAATTTTCGGGTTAGACATTGTAAGAGCCACTGCAATTTTGTTGGTCGTATTTTCTCACATGAGATGGATAATGCCAGATCTTCCAAAAATAGTAGAGCAAGTTTTAAGCATTTTTGGAGTTTTGGGAGTCGAAATTTTCTTTGTTTTAAGCGGTTTTTTAATTGGTAGAATACTATTGAATCAATTTTTAAAAGAGGATTATAATTTAAACTCTGTAAAACATTTTTGGAAAAGAAGATGGTTTAGAACTTTACCAAATTACTTTTTAATTTTAATCATCAATATTTTTATTTTTAAATTAATACAGCAAGAATTACCAGATTCTCTTTGGAAATATTTCTTCTTTTTACATAATTTTTCTTCTGAATTGCCTCCATTTTTTATGGAATCTTGGAGTTTGTCTATTGAAGAATTTGCGTATGTATTATTGCCTTTTTCGTTACTTCTTTTATCATTTTTAAAATTAAAAACACAGAAAATTACACAATTTAGAAATTGTATTTTATTGGTGATATTGCTGTTTTTTCTATCTAAAGTATTTTATCATTTTTCGTTGGAAAACAAGAGCATTGTTTTTTGGAACATCAACCTTCGAACCACTGTAATTTATAGAATTGATGGGATTTTTTACGGAGTTTTGGCTTCCTACTTTTATGTAACTCAAAAAGAGAAATGGAAGCAATTTTCTAATATTTTTTTAATCATCGGATTTTTAGTTCTTGGAATTATTCATGCTTTAATTGCTGTTGGAATTTTAAATTTTACCGATAATTTATTTTTTTGGAATGTACTTTACTTACCTTTCATTTCAATAGCAATTGCATTTACAATTCCATTTTTCACAAAAATAAAAACGGCTAAAAAATCGATTTTAAAACCTATTACTTTTATAAGTATTACGTCTTATGCTATTTATTTATTGCATAATTCCGTTGTTTTACATTTGATGAAACATTATTATCCTGTTGAAAATTTATCCGCAAATAGTATTGTTTTGTATTGTTTCGTTTATCTTTTAATTACACTAATTTTATCTTATATATTATATAGTTTTTTCGAAAAACCAATGACCGATTTAAGAGAAAATAATTCTAAAAAACATTTTAATGAGAATTAA
- a CDS encoding RNA polymerase sigma factor, protein MTKLSEEFIWKSLKEGDLKAFSVLFENYYPKLHSYGLKISKSEAITEDSLQDFFLYIYEHRENLSDLQTIAPYLFTSYKRFLLRILKKNQKTTQTDFSEEDVIDIKFTPEEVITNEETTQFRNKNISTLLNKLPKRQKEAIYLKYYSGLKAGEISEIMNINYQSVVNTLHKALNNLKEEISILKLFK, encoded by the coding sequence ATGACAAAACTATCAGAGGAATTTATTTGGAAATCATTAAAAGAAGGAGACTTAAAAGCATTCTCTGTACTTTTTGAAAATTATTATCCAAAATTACATAGTTATGGTTTAAAAATATCTAAAAGTGAAGCTATTACTGAAGATAGTTTACAAGACTTCTTTTTATATATTTACGAACACAGAGAAAACTTAAGTGATTTACAAACTATTGCTCCTTACCTATTTACATCATATAAACGTTTTTTATTAAGAATTCTCAAAAAGAATCAAAAGACAACTCAAACAGATTTTTCAGAAGAAGATGTTATCGATATTAAATTTACGCCTGAGGAAGTTATAACAAACGAAGAAACAACACAATTTAGGAATAAAAATATTTCTACGTTATTAAACAAACTTCCAAAAAGACAAAAAGAAGCAATTTATTTAAAATATTATAGTGGTTTAAAAGCTGGTGAAATATCAGAAATTATGAATATAAATTACCAAAGTGTAGTAAACACACTTCATAAAGCACTTAATAATTTAAAGGAAGAAATATCTATTTTAAAATTATTTAAATAA
- a CDS encoding phosphatase PAP2 family protein has protein sequence MKIITTLLTFLLLSQILFAQQNTSPYEWKWKRDGIWTGAAFAASAGGLLIISNKDSYSDADLAQIRSQKDNINFIDRWVAGNYSENANKISDIPFALSFAAPFALLLDKKTRNHSGQLFGIYIESLATTSALFTITAGLSNRSRPYTYGTDAPLEQRKSITATRSFYSGHVAATATATFFAAKVYQDFNPDSRAIPYIYAGAAILPAAVGYYRMQAGQHFLTDVMLGYTLGALAGYYIPELHKKKNEALSFQPIMDQNFYGENYQGLSLRYTF, from the coding sequence ATGAAAATTATTACAACGTTGTTAACTTTCCTATTATTATCACAAATTTTATTTGCCCAACAAAACACATCTCCATATGAATGGAAATGGAAACGTGATGGAATTTGGACAGGCGCTGCTTTTGCTGCAAGTGCAGGTGGTTTGCTAATTATTTCTAATAAAGATTCTTATTCAGATGCAGATTTAGCGCAGATTAGAAGTCAGAAAGACAACATTAATTTTATTGATAGATGGGTTGCAGGAAACTATTCCGAAAATGCAAATAAAATTAGCGATATTCCTTTTGCACTTTCTTTTGCGGCACCTTTTGCATTATTATTAGACAAAAAAACACGAAATCATTCTGGTCAATTATTCGGAATTTATATAGAAAGTTTGGCAACAACATCAGCATTATTTACAATAACTGCTGGTTTATCTAATAGAAGTCGACCTTATACTTATGGAACTGATGCGCCTTTGGAACAACGAAAAAGCATTACAGCCACAAGATCTTTTTATTCTGGACATGTTGCAGCAACTGCAACAGCCACGTTTTTTGCAGCAAAAGTGTATCAAGATTTTAATCCAGATTCACGTGCAATACCTTATATTTATGCAGGAGCCGCTATTTTACCAGCAGCAGTTGGTTATTACAGAATGCAAGCTGGTCAGCATTTTTTAACAGATGTTATGTTAGGATACACTTTAGGAGCTTTGGCAGGATATTATATTCCTGAATTGCATAAAAAAAAGAATGAAGCTTTATCTTTTCAGCCAATTATGGATCAAAATTTTTATGGCGAAAATTACCAAGGACTTAGTTTACGATATACATTTTAG